One part of the Rhodococcus oxybenzonivorans genome encodes these proteins:
- a CDS encoding LLM class flavin-dependent oxidoreductase produces MSIDFYWRIGMEGDHASLRTPRRYNRGDAGGYGPGNIAPAIRNGELDGYGYIDHMAAVAKASESAGFLGGLLPSFPMTDDPWATAAALAAETTTYRFMVAFQPGFLHPLQAARMSASLQRATGGRLVYNIISGGGGAPQLWWGDKVDHDDRYTRTSEFLDVLRGVWDGRPFDFDGRFFRTEGAALPPGLAGQPFPEVYFSGSSGAAVAAAGRHADYYLSWLEPYADLRAKFDGVREHSAKLGRTPKFAVRIDVVARHTEEAAWAEIEKGWAFVDKGAADRAAQGDSVGAARIKGWVPEHITGYRDLEVQPNVWCGFSLIRGGPAFGLVGSYEQVAERLDELRELGVDAFILAGNPHLEEAYRVGEEVLPLLQRQPLPIFGQDTP; encoded by the coding sequence ATGAGTATCGACTTCTACTGGCGCATAGGCATGGAGGGCGACCACGCGTCACTGCGCACGCCGCGTCGCTACAACCGTGGCGATGCGGGCGGATACGGTCCCGGCAACATCGCGCCGGCGATTCGGAACGGTGAACTCGACGGCTACGGGTACATCGACCACATGGCGGCCGTGGCGAAGGCGTCCGAGTCTGCCGGCTTTCTCGGCGGGCTGCTGCCGTCGTTCCCCATGACGGACGATCCGTGGGCCACAGCGGCCGCGCTGGCCGCCGAGACCACCACGTACCGTTTCATGGTCGCCTTCCAGCCCGGTTTCCTCCACCCCCTGCAAGCGGCGAGGATGTCGGCGAGCCTGCAGCGGGCCACCGGTGGGCGACTGGTCTACAACATCATCAGCGGCGGTGGCGGCGCCCCGCAATTGTGGTGGGGTGACAAGGTCGATCACGACGACCGCTACACCCGGACCTCGGAGTTCCTCGACGTGCTCCGGGGCGTGTGGGACGGACGTCCGTTCGATTTCGACGGCCGCTTCTTCCGCACGGAAGGCGCCGCCCTGCCACCCGGCCTCGCCGGTCAACCGTTTCCCGAGGTGTACTTCTCCGGTTCCTCCGGCGCCGCGGTGGCTGCCGCGGGACGGCACGCGGACTACTACCTCTCCTGGCTCGAGCCGTACGCCGACCTGCGAGCCAAGTTCGACGGTGTGCGTGAGCATTCCGCGAAGCTCGGCCGCACACCGAAGTTCGCGGTGCGCATCGACGTCGTCGCTCGTCACACCGAGGAGGCCGCCTGGGCCGAGATCGAGAAGGGCTGGGCGTTCGTCGACAAGGGTGCCGCCGACCGTGCGGCGCAGGGTGATTCCGTCGGTGCGGCCCGTATCAAGGGGTGGGTGCCCGAACACATCACCGGGTACCGCGATCTCGAAGTTCAGCCGAACGTGTGGTGTGGGTTCAGCCTCATCCGCGGCGGCCCGGCCTTCGGACTGGTCGGCAGCTACGAACAGGTCGCCGAACGTCTCGACGAACTGCGTGAGCTCGGCGTGGACGCCTTCATCCTGGCCGGCAACCCTCACCTCGAGGAGGCATACCGCGTCGGTGAAGAAGTTCTTCCCCTCCTGCAACGCCAACCACTTCCCATTTTCGGACAGGACACACCATGA
- a CDS encoding MBL fold metallo-hydrolase, with protein METSRRHQISRRGALALLGSAAAAVAATSCASHTSDAQPSGATPPDAYELSGDVDGYTTKLIMLGTAAGPIAVPGRSGTASVLVVGDRPYLIDAGPWSSRKLIQAGIDADSLGGVFITHMHSDHIADLFNVFWLPGGTPSYTFRNVVPVYGPGSAGKLPVPRGGASIPVQSPGAPAPGLTQLFSGVLDAFAYDINIRNAEKGAQSDYGQRLALHDVLPPVSAGASADNTSPDMEPFPVFEDDRVRVTATLVPHGPVFPSYAYRFDTEDGAVTFSGDTAKSPNVVRLATGSDILVHEVIDVDFYAATSGPALVEHMIHAHTTAQDVGRVAAEAGVRQVVLSHIGPGDPRQVTDDQWTSGVSSTYSGTVTVGHDLVQVGVGQRR; from the coding sequence ATGGAAACATCACGACGGCACCAGATCTCCAGACGCGGTGCACTGGCTCTGCTCGGTTCGGCTGCGGCGGCCGTCGCAGCGACGAGTTGTGCGTCACACACCTCGGACGCGCAGCCGAGTGGTGCGACACCACCGGACGCCTACGAGCTGTCCGGCGACGTCGACGGATACACGACGAAGCTAATTATGCTGGGAACAGCGGCGGGTCCCATTGCGGTACCCGGGCGTAGCGGCACAGCCAGCGTGCTCGTCGTCGGCGACAGACCGTATCTCATCGATGCGGGTCCGTGGTCGAGTCGAAAGTTGATCCAGGCAGGTATCGATGCGGATTCTCTGGGTGGAGTGTTCATCACACACATGCACAGCGATCACATTGCGGACCTGTTCAACGTCTTCTGGCTCCCGGGCGGCACTCCGTCGTACACCTTCCGCAACGTCGTGCCGGTGTACGGCCCTGGGTCGGCGGGAAAGCTGCCCGTCCCGCGTGGTGGCGCGAGCATTCCCGTCCAGAGTCCCGGTGCACCGGCTCCTGGCCTGACCCAGCTGTTCTCCGGAGTGCTCGACGCGTTCGCCTACGACATCAATATTCGCAATGCCGAGAAGGGTGCGCAGTCCGACTACGGGCAGCGGCTCGCCCTGCACGACGTACTGCCCCCGGTGTCGGCTGGGGCGTCCGCCGACAACACGTCACCGGACATGGAGCCGTTCCCCGTATTCGAAGACGACCGGGTGCGTGTCACCGCGACCCTGGTCCCGCACGGGCCCGTCTTCCCGTCGTACGCGTACCGTTTCGACACGGAGGATGGAGCGGTGACGTTCTCCGGTGATACCGCGAAGTCACCCAACGTCGTTCGGCTCGCGACGGGATCCGACATCCTGGTCCACGAGGTGATCGACGTCGATTTCTACGCCGCCACCTCCGGTCCCGCCCTCGTCGAGCACATGATTCACGCACACACCACCGCTCAGGACGTAGGACGTGTCGCGGCCGAAGCAGGAGTCCGCCAGGTGGTGCTGTCGCACATCGGACCGGGCGACCCCCGTCAGGTCACCGACGATCAATGGACCAGCGGCGTGTCATCGACGTATTCCGGCACCGTGACCGTCGGGCACGATCTGGTGCAGGTCGGCGTGGGGCAGCGTCGCTGA
- a CDS encoding ABC transporter substrate-binding protein, with product MTVTTGTALDTLWYTRCPVPTASGLANNLGWLGRTADAAGVEFGVLQDAGPELAVRHFDHRLPGLIREGGNVPALAARAEGSPTRLIGLTWIDEAQAILVRPESGIRAAAELAGLRVGIPAWAADRARSFPRAMALHGVASALRLGGLSFADVKLVEVATTAAPQVRTANPDRNTTWGIESLLAGDVDAVYVKGARAQDVARQHGLVVAVDLDSTATLRDRVNNGTPRPVTVHADLLEHRPDIVIGFLAESLRAADWAAANVEQVRAVFQTETQSGPEGVVAAYGENFHEGLHLNLSEERVDLLGVQKQFLYAHGFLARDFDLESWVSREPLEQANAQLAAEKEPTT from the coding sequence ATGACTGTGACGACCGGAACTGCGCTCGACACCCTCTGGTACACCCGCTGCCCGGTACCCACGGCGAGCGGCCTCGCGAACAATCTCGGCTGGCTCGGCCGGACCGCGGACGCCGCCGGAGTCGAATTCGGTGTCCTGCAGGACGCTGGTCCCGAACTGGCCGTGCGACATTTCGATCACCGACTGCCGGGCCTCATCCGGGAAGGCGGCAACGTGCCGGCCCTCGCCGCACGCGCCGAAGGTTCACCGACCCGGCTGATCGGACTCACCTGGATCGACGAGGCGCAGGCGATTCTCGTGCGCCCGGAGTCCGGTATCCGCGCGGCCGCCGAGCTGGCCGGGCTGCGCGTCGGCATCCCCGCCTGGGCCGCCGACCGGGCACGGAGCTTCCCGCGTGCGATGGCACTGCACGGCGTCGCCTCCGCGCTGCGCCTCGGCGGGCTCTCCTTCGCAGACGTAAAGCTCGTGGAGGTTGCGACGACGGCGGCTCCGCAGGTGCGCACCGCCAATCCCGACCGCAACACCACCTGGGGCATCGAGTCGCTGCTGGCGGGTGATGTCGATGCCGTGTACGTCAAGGGCGCCCGCGCCCAGGACGTGGCTCGGCAGCACGGGCTGGTCGTCGCGGTCGACCTCGATTCCACTGCCACGCTGCGGGATCGGGTGAACAATGGCACCCCACGCCCGGTCACCGTGCACGCCGACCTCCTCGAACACCGCCCCGACATCGTGATCGGCTTCCTCGCCGAGAGCCTGCGTGCCGCGGACTGGGCGGCGGCGAACGTGGAACAGGTACGTGCCGTCTTCCAGACCGAGACACAGTCCGGACCGGAAGGCGTCGTCGCGGCGTACGGCGAGAACTTCCACGAAGGGCTCCACCTGAACCTGTCCGAGGAGCGGGTCGACCTTCTCGGCGTCCAGAAACAGTTCCTGTACGCCCACGGCTTCCTCGCCAGGGATTTCGACCTCGAATCCTGGGTGTCGCGCGAACCCCTCGAGCAGGCCAACGCGCAGCTCGCCGCGGAGAAGGAGCCCACGACGTGA
- a CDS encoding LLM class flavin-dependent oxidoreductase yields the protein MTDFYWELPSRGDGRRVASGLNTRGGFGADRPVTVATDPRPGKLGPFDELAQVIHAAELSGVDGVIAPYDPSGEESWVVAAAALRQTRHARVAVEFHPAFGTPVYAAKMSATLQRLSGGRLEWRLKVGTDPADARARGDRVTGRNRYARADEFLTVARGVWNDSEVLPGGFGGTGYDFAGNHYDVIDGGFRGILSGLPFPVVHLTGNSDEAVRLSAKHGDVHQFMLTDTGYETSARTLADRALEQGRSVRKLLRLPIIARETTDEAWARVERLWREAHPDGVSGDSRALARENSQWSGFDRLGYDQPIGLIGSYEDVARELSSFRDIDGFVLTGRPHIEELHRAGEHLLHLVDPAGRTLAGQEVHA from the coding sequence GTGACGGACTTCTACTGGGAGTTACCGTCCCGCGGTGACGGGCGCCGGGTCGCATCCGGGCTGAACACTCGTGGCGGGTTCGGGGCCGATCGTCCGGTGACGGTCGCCACCGATCCTCGTCCGGGCAAGCTCGGCCCCTTCGACGAACTCGCCCAGGTGATCCACGCCGCGGAATTGTCGGGAGTCGACGGAGTGATCGCTCCCTACGACCCGTCGGGTGAAGAATCCTGGGTGGTGGCCGCGGCGGCACTGCGGCAGACCCGGCACGCGCGGGTCGCGGTCGAATTCCATCCCGCCTTCGGCACTCCGGTGTACGCGGCGAAGATGTCCGCGACCCTGCAGAGGCTTTCCGGTGGACGGCTCGAGTGGCGACTGAAGGTCGGGACCGACCCGGCCGACGCCCGCGCTCGCGGCGACCGGGTGACGGGTCGGAACCGGTACGCGCGTGCGGACGAGTTCCTGACCGTGGCTCGCGGTGTGTGGAATGACAGCGAGGTCCTTCCGGGCGGATTCGGCGGCACCGGATACGACTTCGCCGGAAACCACTACGACGTGATCGACGGCGGATTCCGCGGCATCCTCTCCGGGCTTCCCTTCCCCGTCGTACACCTCACCGGGAATTCGGACGAGGCTGTGAGGTTGTCTGCCAAGCACGGTGACGTCCACCAATTCATGCTGACCGACACCGGGTACGAGACGTCCGCGCGCACCCTGGCCGACCGTGCACTCGAGCAGGGCAGGTCGGTGCGAAAGCTGTTGCGGCTGCCGATCATTGCGCGTGAGACGACGGACGAGGCGTGGGCGCGCGTCGAGCGGCTGTGGCGGGAGGCGCACCCGGACGGTGTGAGCGGCGACAGCCGCGCTCTCGCACGCGAGAACTCCCAGTGGTCGGGGTTCGACCGCCTCGGCTACGACCAGCCCATCGGCCTGATCGGCAGCTATGAGGACGTGGCCCGCGAGTTGTCGTCGTTCCGGGATATCGACGGCTTCGTCCTCACCGGCCGACCACACATCGAGGAACTTCACCGTGCGGGCGAACACCTGCTCCATCTCGTCGACCCCGCCGGACGCACCCTCGCCGGTCAGGAGGTACACGCATGA
- a CDS encoding ABC transporter ATP-binding protein: MNTTEAPLPPLAPRERTATTAAERRAGSPLAVSLKGVRKSFGDKHVLAGIDLEITRGEFVVLLGPSGTGKTTLLRLLSGLEPPDSGDVLVPRQRTVVYQEPRLIPSKRVLANVSVGQRRSRVTRENAQRALAEVNLGDKQRAWPATLSGGEAQRVALARALVREPELLLLDEPFAALDALTRLQMQDLVGDLVARHRPAVLLVTHDVDEAVRLADRVLILDNGGFAVDVDIDLPRPRDRNDPDSLRYRATFLAQLGVGRHSPPDKDNS, translated from the coding sequence ATGAACACCACAGAGGCGCCGTTGCCGCCGCTCGCCCCCCGCGAACGCACCGCCACCACCGCAGCGGAACGACGAGCCGGGTCCCCACTTGCCGTGTCGCTGAAGGGAGTGCGGAAGTCGTTCGGCGACAAGCACGTACTCGCCGGAATCGACCTCGAGATCACCCGCGGCGAGTTCGTGGTCCTGCTCGGCCCGAGCGGTACCGGCAAGACGACACTCCTGCGACTGCTCTCGGGACTCGAGCCGCCGGACAGCGGCGACGTTCTGGTGCCGCGGCAACGCACGGTGGTGTACCAGGAACCGCGCTTGATCCCCTCCAAGCGTGTCCTGGCGAATGTGTCGGTCGGGCAACGTCGGTCACGCGTCACCCGCGAAAACGCCCAGCGTGCGCTGGCCGAAGTCAATCTCGGCGACAAACAGCGAGCCTGGCCCGCCACCCTGTCCGGCGGCGAAGCGCAACGGGTCGCACTCGCCCGTGCCCTGGTCCGCGAACCAGAACTGCTGCTACTCGACGAGCCCTTCGCCGCGCTCGACGCGCTGACCCGGTTACAGATGCAGGACCTCGTCGGCGACCTGGTGGCCCGTCACCGCCCGGCCGTTCTGCTCGTCACGCACGACGTCGACGAAGCGGTGCGCTTGGCCGACCGGGTACTGATCCTCGACAACGGCGGCTTCGCGGTGGACGTCGACATCGACCTCCCGCGTCCGCGGGACAGAAACGATCCCGACTCGCTCCGCTACCGCGCGACCTTCCTCGCCCAACTGGGAGTGGGACGCCATTCCCCACCAGATAAGGACAACTCATGA
- a CDS encoding NrtA/SsuA/CpmA family ABC transporter substrate-binding protein, protein MSRLRRLPRAAAALAMIPLAGLAVACGSSEEPGGASAGADVTLKVFDPGNSGAIAVGKRDGTYDDALASLGAKIEWVKTTPGFSSNLKLFNTGELDIQTGAYSPVVGALSKDVGVRIFATSDPYNKDQAGIIARPESGIRTVADLAGKRIAVNPAGKGEYITLKALTQAGVPIDSVERVPLQQADAASAFSTGQVDAWASFLIPYQEAKAKGAVEIVTEAGIGSVDSTIIAGRTEVLEEHPEEVAKFLEVTQQLTEKQRQDPASFENVFEKTGPRALSGQRLDDAIELGGRITNFRYPTAADAADLESIAALFAENGVIQRPLKGSDVIFDLPAALDSASAEGK, encoded by the coding sequence ATGTCCCGCTTACGTCGACTGCCACGAGCCGCCGCCGCGCTCGCCATGATCCCGCTGGCCGGGTTGGCGGTGGCGTGTGGTTCTTCCGAGGAGCCCGGAGGAGCCAGTGCCGGTGCGGACGTCACTCTGAAGGTCTTCGATCCGGGCAACTCGGGCGCCATCGCTGTCGGAAAGCGCGACGGAACCTACGACGATGCCCTTGCATCACTCGGTGCGAAGATCGAATGGGTCAAGACCACACCCGGATTCAGTTCCAACCTCAAACTTTTCAACACCGGTGAACTCGACATCCAGACCGGCGCGTACAGCCCGGTGGTGGGGGCGCTGTCCAAGGATGTGGGGGTGCGGATCTTCGCGACCTCCGACCCGTACAACAAGGATCAGGCAGGCATCATCGCCCGGCCCGAATCCGGGATCAGGACGGTCGCGGATCTCGCCGGGAAGCGGATCGCGGTGAACCCCGCCGGTAAGGGCGAGTACATCACCCTGAAGGCGCTGACCCAGGCGGGTGTTCCTATCGACTCCGTCGAGCGGGTGCCGTTGCAGCAGGCCGACGCCGCGTCGGCGTTCTCCACCGGGCAGGTCGACGCCTGGGCGTCGTTCCTGATCCCGTACCAGGAGGCGAAGGCGAAGGGGGCGGTCGAAATCGTCACCGAAGCGGGCATCGGCTCGGTGGACAGCACCATCATCGCCGGCCGTACCGAGGTGCTCGAGGAACATCCCGAGGAGGTCGCGAAGTTCCTCGAAGTGACGCAGCAGCTCACGGAGAAGCAGCGCCAGGATCCTGCGTCATTCGAGAACGTGTTCGAGAAGACCGGGCCGCGGGCGCTGTCGGGTCAGCGACTCGACGACGCGATCGAGTTGGGCGGCCGCATCACCAACTTCCGGTACCCGACGGCGGCCGATGCCGCCGACCTGGAGTCCATCGCGGCGTTGTTCGCCGAGAACGGAGTCATTCAGCGGCCGCTGAAGGGCAGTGACGTCATCTTCGATCTCCCTGCCGCACTCGACAGCGCGTCGGCCGAGGGTAAGTGA
- a CDS encoding FAD-dependent monooxygenase, with amino-acid sequence MTTVAVCGGGIGGLATAIALRELRLDVTVYEQTKQFARVGADINLTPNAVRALDGLGVGAEIRESAARPQFRLSRTWDTGVETSRLPMGDTAEQQYGAPQLTMHRGDLMTALENRLPPGVVEMGRRVSGVGDGRIEFTDGSKASADVIVGADGIHSAVRTALLGQERPTFTGVVAFRAVVPTERVGELPNLDCFTKWWGPDSSTQIVTFPLNQGKDIFVFATCGQEEWTEESWTTPGSVTELQDLYRGFHPDARALLDACDDVLKSALYVRDPLESWTDGTSVLLGDAAHPMMPFMAQGAGMAIEDAVVLARCLGMFDEPAVALQTYQHTRLQRTSRIQRGSRSNEWLKVAGNGDWVYEYDAWRVPLEPATMRAGA; translated from the coding sequence ATGACCACGGTCGCAGTGTGCGGTGGCGGAATCGGGGGATTGGCCACGGCCATCGCTCTCCGCGAGCTCCGTCTCGATGTCACCGTGTACGAGCAGACGAAGCAGTTCGCGCGCGTCGGCGCCGACATCAACCTCACCCCGAACGCGGTCCGCGCACTCGACGGACTGGGCGTCGGTGCAGAAATCCGCGAGTCCGCGGCCCGGCCCCAGTTCCGGCTCAGCCGAACCTGGGACACCGGAGTCGAAACCTCGCGGCTACCGATGGGTGATACAGCGGAACAGCAGTACGGTGCACCGCAGTTGACGATGCACCGCGGCGACCTCATGACTGCCCTCGAGAATCGGCTGCCCCCGGGCGTCGTGGAAATGGGCCGGCGGGTCAGCGGCGTCGGCGACGGACGGATCGAATTCACTGACGGCAGTAAGGCTTCCGCAGATGTGATCGTGGGTGCCGACGGTATCCACTCCGCGGTCCGGACCGCTCTTCTCGGACAGGAGCGACCGACGTTCACCGGAGTCGTGGCTTTCCGTGCCGTCGTCCCCACCGAACGCGTCGGTGAACTCCCGAACCTCGACTGCTTCACCAAGTGGTGGGGGCCGGATTCGTCGACGCAGATCGTCACCTTCCCCCTCAACCAAGGCAAGGACATCTTCGTCTTCGCCACCTGCGGTCAGGAGGAGTGGACCGAGGAATCCTGGACCACCCCGGGTTCGGTCACGGAGCTGCAAGACCTCTACCGCGGCTTCCACCCCGACGCACGAGCCCTGCTCGACGCCTGCGACGACGTCCTGAAATCGGCTCTCTACGTGCGTGACCCGCTGGAGTCGTGGACGGACGGAACCTCGGTGCTCCTCGGCGACGCGGCACATCCGATGATGCCATTCATGGCACAGGGCGCCGGCATGGCCATCGAAGACGCCGTGGTACTGGCCCGCTGCCTCGGCATGTTCGACGAACCCGCGGTCGCGCTGCAGACCTACCAGCACACCCGCCTGCAGCGCACCTCACGCATCCAGCGCGGCTCCCGGTCCAACGAATGGCTGAAGGTCGCAGGCAACGGCGACTGGGTCTACGAATACGACGCCTGGAGGGTGCCGCTCGAGCCGGCCACCATGCGGGCAGGAGCGTGA
- a CDS encoding class II aldolase/adducin family protein has protein sequence MTTTEHRVNSEVTTFVEAARRAADKAFAVFRSTGTVSANGTVNFVERVPGTEIAVALNDPGPWADDPHVSPVVATFDGDVLSGNGSAGFVTGYAAVFRQHPEITSVVHIHTPWLGGWAQTHRTLPIRYAASQRLTLSREIPPHIDRSQSAGDFILERLQDDPDLVAIFEANGGVNVIGRNGLLELAKFVVLLEEGAQFQAIAESLGGSVEFDPSNLAVQWGRSGLADEARRRGLL, from the coding sequence ATGACTACAACCGAGCATCGCGTGAACTCCGAGGTCACCACCTTCGTGGAGGCAGCGAGGCGCGCCGCGGACAAGGCTTTCGCCGTATTCCGGAGCACCGGTACCGTGTCGGCCAACGGCACCGTCAATTTCGTCGAACGGGTCCCGGGCACCGAGATCGCCGTCGCGCTGAACGATCCCGGCCCGTGGGCTGATGATCCCCACGTGTCACCGGTCGTGGCGACCTTCGACGGTGACGTGCTGTCGGGTAACGGTTCTGCCGGATTCGTCACCGGCTACGCCGCCGTCTTCCGGCAGCATCCCGAGATCACCAGCGTCGTCCACATCCACACACCGTGGCTCGGCGGCTGGGCGCAAACCCACCGCACCTTGCCGATCCGGTACGCCGCGTCACAGCGACTGACGCTCTCGCGGGAGATTCCGCCGCACATCGATCGTTCGCAGTCGGCGGGCGACTTCATCCTCGAGCGCCTGCAGGACGACCCGGACCTCGTGGCCATCTTCGAGGCCAACGGCGGTGTCAACGTGATCGGCCGCAACGGCCTGCTCGAGCTCGCAAAATTCGTCGTTCTCCTCGAAGAAGGCGCACAATTCCAGGCAATCGCCGAATCTCTCGGCGGTTCGGTCGAATTCGACCCCTCGAACCTCGCCGTGCAGTGGGGACGCTCGGGGCTCGCCGACGAGGCCCGCCGGCGCGGCCTCCTCTGA
- a CDS encoding ABC transporter permease, giving the protein MVTLTEPARDTAPGTLTLETPRYRRTRERPRWISIPLRFLVPALLVAGWWIGSSTGILSPEILAGPPAVWLAFAELYESGQLLDFGIASLQRAALGVGCGVVIGLVLGVLSGLSALGEELIDSTMQINRAVPFLALVPLFIAWFGIDETFKVVLITVATLAPMYAYTYLGVRGVDRKMVEAARGFGLTGGRLVFGAILPTALPGVLMGLRICLSLSITGLIAAEQVGTREGIGYLVTLAQEYNRTDYMVLCIVLYAVLGLIFDAVVRVIEKFAMPWRQLSVTR; this is encoded by the coding sequence GTGGTGACCCTGACGGAACCCGCGCGCGACACGGCGCCGGGAACCCTGACACTGGAGACACCCCGCTATCGCCGCACCCGGGAACGGCCCCGGTGGATCTCGATCCCCCTCCGATTCCTCGTCCCCGCGCTGCTCGTGGCCGGGTGGTGGATCGGGTCTTCCACCGGCATCCTCAGCCCCGAGATCCTCGCCGGACCGCCTGCGGTGTGGCTGGCCTTCGCGGAGCTGTACGAGTCGGGCCAGCTACTCGACTTCGGGATCGCGTCGCTGCAACGCGCGGCGCTGGGTGTGGGCTGCGGCGTCGTCATCGGGCTCGTGCTCGGAGTGCTGTCCGGACTCTCCGCACTCGGTGAGGAGCTCATCGACTCCACGATGCAGATCAACCGGGCGGTGCCGTTCCTTGCGCTCGTTCCGCTGTTCATCGCGTGGTTCGGCATCGACGAGACGTTCAAGGTCGTCCTCATCACCGTGGCAACCCTTGCTCCGATGTACGCGTACACCTACCTCGGAGTGCGCGGCGTCGACCGCAAGATGGTCGAGGCCGCCCGCGGGTTCGGGCTCACCGGCGGGCGGCTGGTGTTCGGCGCAATCCTGCCGACCGCACTGCCAGGAGTGTTGATGGGGCTGCGTATCTGCCTGTCGCTCAGCATCACCGGGCTCATCGCCGCCGAACAGGTGGGCACCCGCGAAGGGATCGGGTACCTCGTCACCCTCGCGCAGGAATACAACCGCACCGACTACATGGTTCTGTGCATCGTGTTGTATGCGGTTCTCGGGTTGATCTTCGACGCCGTCGTCCGGGTGATCGAGAAGTTCGCGATGCCGTGGCGGCAACTGTCGGTGACCCGATGA
- a CDS encoding IclR family transcriptional regulator — protein sequence MTDSRAVGVRTVSRALTMLSCFGGGEELGVSEIAKRQDLAVSTTHRLLQSLVDAGFLDKDATSGRYRLGSALAAYGHISYRQHRIYLSEPYLEQLAATTGASASLAMRHGHDVVLLGFSRWRESDGHVLQGVRLPLHASALGKVFLAWSDTDDAELASLPRTATTSRAITDVAGIREELHRTRERGYGFNDEELTPDFRTIGLPIRDSDGVVRFALGLRGPTELMIDQRIPFFVELARVTAGEIAAVLL from the coding sequence GTGACCGACTCACGTGCTGTGGGAGTTCGGACGGTGTCGCGGGCCCTGACGATGCTCTCCTGTTTCGGTGGGGGTGAGGAGCTGGGCGTCTCGGAGATCGCCAAACGCCAGGACCTCGCAGTGAGCACCACCCATCGCCTGCTCCAGTCCCTGGTCGATGCCGGCTTCCTCGACAAGGATGCGACGTCGGGCCGGTACCGCCTGGGAAGTGCCCTGGCCGCGTACGGTCACATCTCTTACCGGCAGCACCGCATCTACCTGTCCGAGCCCTATCTCGAGCAGTTGGCGGCCACCACGGGGGCGTCCGCCTCACTGGCCATGCGGCACGGTCACGACGTCGTGCTCTTGGGCTTCAGCCGGTGGCGGGAAAGTGACGGGCATGTGCTGCAGGGTGTTCGGCTTCCCTTGCACGCCAGCGCCTTGGGCAAGGTGTTCCTCGCGTGGTCGGACACCGACGACGCCGAACTCGCCTCGCTACCGCGGACGGCCACCACGTCCCGCGCTATTACGGACGTCGCCGGAATTCGAGAGGAACTGCACCGCACCCGTGAGCGTGGCTACGGTTTCAACGACGAGGAGCTGACCCCCGACTTCCGCACCATAGGGTTGCCGATTCGCGACTCCGACGGAGTCGTCCGGTTCGCTCTCGGACTGCGCGGACCCACCGAACTCATGATCGACCAGCGCATACCGTTCTTCGTGGAACTCGCCCGCGTCACAGCCGGGGAAATCGCCGCCGTCCTGTTGTGA